A genomic window from Blastococcus saxobsidens DD2 includes:
- a CDS encoding ABC transporter permease — protein sequence MTAIDTPATTSPTSPAARSDRTSRFATARKLFATSGMVPALVVLVIAGSLLSPVFLTSTNLSNVLRLSAVLGLLAIGQTFVVLSGGGGIDLSVASVAAAAAVVGAAFQSYGLAAVIVASLATGVFFGLLNGLGVTTAGLQPFIVTLATLTIGRGVAFQLTNARPVYIETANMSFLSTGTIGPIAVPIVIFVVTAVLGQVALSRTVLGRNLYAVGGNEDAAFGSGINVRAYRLGVYVISGLLAGMAGVLGMAQLNTADPNFANGYELSAIAAVVVGGALLSGGRGSIVGTCVGVLIIALVSNLLNLLNVNPWTNLMVTGVIIIVVVALNRQQSNTGPDRRLWKGAPLYVLLLLGAILLFGYFG from the coding sequence ATGACAGCGATCGATACCCCGGCCACCACCTCACCGACGTCGCCCGCCGCCCGGTCGGATCGCACCTCACGGTTCGCCACGGCGCGGAAGCTGTTCGCGACGAGCGGCATGGTGCCCGCGCTCGTCGTATTGGTCATCGCCGGGTCGCTGCTCTCCCCGGTATTCCTGACCTCGACCAACCTGTCCAACGTCCTGCGACTGTCGGCCGTGCTGGGGCTCCTCGCGATCGGGCAGACCTTCGTCGTGCTGTCCGGCGGGGGCGGCATCGACCTGTCCGTCGCCTCGGTCGCTGCCGCCGCGGCGGTCGTCGGCGCAGCATTCCAGTCCTACGGGCTGGCTGCGGTCATCGTCGCCAGCCTCGCGACCGGTGTCTTCTTCGGCCTGCTCAACGGTCTCGGGGTCACCACCGCCGGGTTGCAGCCGTTCATCGTCACGCTCGCCACCTTGACCATCGGTCGCGGAGTCGCGTTTCAGCTCACCAACGCCCGACCGGTCTACATCGAGACGGCCAATATGTCCTTCCTGTCCACGGGCACGATCGGCCCCATCGCGGTCCCGATCGTCATCTTCGTGGTGACCGCCGTCCTGGGGCAGGTCGCCCTGTCCCGAACGGTCCTGGGGCGCAACCTGTACGCCGTCGGAGGCAACGAGGACGCCGCCTTCGGGTCGGGTATCAACGTGCGCGCCTACCGCCTGGGCGTCTACGTGATCAGTGGGCTCCTCGCCGGGATGGCGGGGGTGCTGGGCATGGCTCAACTGAACACCGCGGACCCGAACTTCGCCAACGGCTACGAGCTCAGCGCCATCGCAGCGGTCGTCGTGGGCGGCGCGCTGCTCTCTGGCGGACGCGGGTCGATCGTCGGGACCTGCGTGGGCGTGCTGATCATCGCCCTGGTGTCCAACCTGCTCAACCTGCTCAACGTCAACCCGTGGACCAACCTGATGGTCACCGGCGTCATCATCATCGTGGTGGTGGCGCTGAACCGCCAGCAGAGCAACACCGGTCCCGATCGCCGGCTCTGGAAAGGCGCACCGCTGTACGTGCTGTTGCTGCTCGGTGCCATCCTCCTCTTCGGCTACTTCGGCTGA
- a CDS encoding GlcG/HbpS family heme-binding protein, translating into MNEIQRPATIGHVVAQRVVAAAVAAAEDLDVRACVAVVDSSAHLLAFVRMDGAPLLSQQIAENKAYTVAAFNGVPTHEWWERIADDPALVHGLPQTERMVLFAGGVPITHRRRMVGAVGVSGGSAEQDRTIAEAASCAAPAAGSGR; encoded by the coding sequence ATGAATGAGATCCAGCGTCCGGCCACCATCGGGCACGTCGTCGCCCAACGCGTCGTCGCGGCGGCCGTTGCCGCCGCGGAGGACCTCGATGTAAGGGCCTGCGTGGCGGTCGTGGACAGCAGCGCGCATCTGCTGGCCTTCGTGCGGATGGACGGCGCGCCCCTGCTGTCCCAGCAGATCGCCGAGAACAAGGCCTACACCGTGGCGGCGTTCAACGGAGTGCCCACCCACGAGTGGTGGGAGCGGATTGCCGACGACCCGGCGCTGGTCCACGGCTTGCCGCAGACGGAGCGGATGGTGCTCTTCGCCGGAGGGGTGCCGATCACCCACCGCCGCCGCATGGTCGGCGCGGTGGGGGTTTCCGGGGGCAGTGCGGAGCAGGACCGCACGATCGCCGAGGCGGCGTCGTGCGCCGCCCCGGCGGCCGGGTCCGGGCGCTGA
- a CDS encoding fumarylacetoacetate hydrolase family protein — protein sequence MARAEPALTLARFVGPGSDRARVGAVVGDEVFPLAVGGLAELLHLSATDILALVTEACAAGPGEPAAAQQWLPPVEGVMEVWAAGVTYARSLDARVEESQRGSVYEQVYLSERPELFFKAVPWRVVSDGEPVAVRADSWSSAPEPELAVLTNAAGEVMGYTVCNDVSSRSIEGENPLYLPQAKVYAGSCAVGALITPWWEVPNPYDLQIVMTIHRDGMPVFSGSTSTALLKRRIEDLVAWLYAEQDFPDGAVLSTGTALVPDLSLTLSAGDRVEITIPGVGRLDNPVVEGKRAMSWLIPGQHRSSPEGVWPPSRR from the coding sequence GTGGCGCGGGCGGAACCGGCCCTGACGCTGGCGCGCTTCGTCGGTCCCGGTTCCGACCGGGCACGCGTGGGGGCCGTCGTGGGCGACGAGGTGTTCCCGCTGGCGGTGGGTGGTCTCGCTGAACTGCTGCACCTGTCGGCGACGGACATCCTCGCCCTGGTCACCGAGGCGTGCGCCGCCGGTCCGGGGGAGCCCGCCGCCGCACAGCAGTGGCTGCCTCCCGTCGAAGGGGTCATGGAGGTGTGGGCGGCGGGAGTCACCTACGCCCGGTCCCTGGACGCCCGGGTCGAGGAGAGCCAGCGCGGCTCCGTCTACGAGCAGGTCTACCTCAGCGAACGGCCGGAGCTGTTCTTCAAAGCTGTGCCCTGGCGAGTCGTCAGCGACGGGGAGCCTGTCGCCGTCCGGGCCGACTCCTGGTCCTCGGCCCCCGAACCAGAGCTGGCGGTCCTCACCAACGCCGCCGGGGAGGTGATGGGGTACACGGTCTGCAACGACGTCAGCTCCCGGAGCATCGAGGGCGAAAACCCGCTGTACCTGCCGCAGGCAAAGGTGTATGCGGGGAGCTGCGCGGTCGGCGCCCTGATCACCCCGTGGTGGGAGGTGCCGAACCCTTACGACCTGCAGATCGTGATGACGATCCACCGCGACGGCATGCCGGTGTTCTCGGGAAGCACGAGCACTGCGCTGCTCAAGCGCCGTATCGAGGACCTGGTGGCCTGGCTCTACGCCGAGCAGGACTTTCCCGACGGTGCGGTCCTATCGACCGGCACTGCGCTGGTTCCCGACCTCAGCCTCACGCTGAGCGCTGGCGACCGGGTAGAGATCACCATCCCTGGCGTGGGCAGGCTCGACAACCCCGTCGTCGAGGGCAAACGTGCGATGTCGTGGCTCATCCCTGGGCAGCACCGGTCCTCCCCGGAGGGCGTATGGCCACCATCACGTCGTTGA
- a CDS encoding enolase C-terminal domain-like protein: MTALDVRFPTSLQLDGSDAMNPDPDYSAAYVVLTTDADDGHSGHALAFTIGRGNDVQVAAVAALAPLVQGQPVPGTAAELSDFTRRLSHDSQLRWLGPEKGVMHMAVGAVVNASFDLVAKRAGQPLWQYLADLSPQDLVTLVDFRYLRDALRESEALDLLVAARPGLDARRDRLLREGYPAYTTSPGWLGYSDAKLAALATQAVAQGFTLIKLKVGADLADDLRRFETARAAVGPGIRIAADANQRWDVGDAVRWIRELARFDPFWIEEPTSPDDVLGHATIRAAVAPVKVATGEHVHNRVMFKQLLQASAIDVLQLDATRVGGVPENIAILLLAAKFGVPVCPHAGGVGLCELVQHLAMFDFLAVSGRLDDRMLEYVDHLHEHFVEPVRVRNGRYLAPLRPGFSAEMVPDSLSRYAFPDGRVWTPSADG; this comes from the coding sequence TTGACCGCTCTGGACGTCCGGTTCCCCACGTCGTTGCAATTGGACGGCTCGGATGCGATGAACCCGGACCCGGACTACTCCGCGGCATACGTAGTTCTCACGACCGACGCGGACGACGGCCACAGCGGCCATGCCCTGGCCTTCACCATCGGCCGCGGCAACGACGTGCAGGTCGCCGCGGTCGCTGCCCTAGCCCCCCTCGTGCAGGGACAGCCGGTGCCCGGGACCGCGGCCGAGCTCAGCGACTTCACCCGGAGGCTGAGCCACGATTCGCAGCTGCGGTGGCTCGGCCCCGAGAAGGGGGTCATGCACATGGCCGTGGGGGCGGTCGTCAATGCGTCGTTCGACCTGGTGGCCAAGCGGGCCGGCCAACCGCTCTGGCAGTACCTGGCCGACCTAAGCCCACAAGACCTAGTGACATTGGTGGACTTCCGGTACCTACGTGACGCGCTGAGGGAGTCGGAGGCGCTGGACCTGCTGGTGGCGGCCCGGCCTGGTCTCGACGCACGTCGGGACCGGCTGCTGCGTGAGGGTTACCCGGCGTACACCACCAGCCCGGGATGGCTCGGGTACTCCGACGCGAAGCTGGCCGCGCTGGCGACGCAGGCTGTTGCGCAGGGCTTCACCCTGATCAAGCTGAAGGTCGGGGCGGATCTGGCCGACGACCTGCGCCGGTTCGAGACGGCCAGGGCGGCGGTGGGTCCGGGCATCCGGATCGCGGCCGACGCCAACCAGCGATGGGACGTCGGCGACGCGGTCCGGTGGATCCGGGAGCTCGCCCGCTTCGACCCGTTTTGGATCGAGGAGCCGACCAGCCCGGACGACGTGCTCGGCCACGCGACCATCCGGGCCGCGGTGGCGCCGGTGAAGGTGGCCACGGGCGAGCACGTCCACAACCGGGTGATGTTCAAGCAACTCCTGCAGGCCTCGGCCATCGACGTGCTCCAGCTGGACGCCACGCGGGTCGGCGGCGTGCCCGAGAACATCGCGATCCTCCTGCTCGCGGCCAAGTTCGGTGTCCCGGTCTGCCCGCACGCCGGAGGAGTCGGGCTCTGCGAGCTCGTCCAGCACCTGGCGATGTTCGACTTCCTCGCCGTGAGCGGGCGTCTCGACGACCGCATGCTGGAGTACGTCGACCATCTGCATGAGCATTTCGTCGAGCCGGTACGGGTCCGCAACGGCCGCTACCTGGCGCCACTGCGGCCCGGCTTCAGCGCAGAGATGGTCCCTGACTCGCTGTCCCGCTACGCGTTCCCTGACGGGCGCGTCTGGACCCCGAGCGCCGACGGATAA